The window AGGCATTGTCATTGATGTATCCCTTGACCAGGGTAAACCAATAGAAGAATCTGTTTTTACGATGATTGAAAAAGCAGTCTTCGGAGGATTGATTGCGGTATTGATCATTCTTCTGTTCCTAAGAGATTTTAAATCAACAATCATCTCTATCATTTCTATTCCGGTTTCCATATTCATGGCGTTGGTCCTGTTGAACTGGATGGATATTACCCTTAACATCATGACGCTGGGAGCGATAACGGTCGCGATTGGTCGCGTTATAGATGACTCGATCGTCGTAGTGGAAAATATATACCGCAGGCTGCATCTGAAGGATGAGAAGCTTACTGGACGGGCATTGATCCGCGAGGCGACCATTGAAATGTTCAAACCAATCATGTCCTCGACATTGGTCACTGTGGCAGTGTTCGCGCCGCTTATCTTTGTTGGCGGTATGGTTGGCGAGCTATTTGCTCCATTTGCTCTGACTATGACTTTCGCACTTGGTGCGTCATTGCTTGTTGCGATTACAATCGTACCTGTTCTGTCCCATACTTTATTTAAGAAGAAGCTATATGGCGAGAAGACTGAAAAGAGCCATAAAGAAGCTGGCAGGTTAGCAAACTGGTATAAGGGGGTACTCAATAAATCCCTTAACCACAAAATCATCACCTCTGTCATTGCAATTGTATTGCTGGCAGGAAGTATCGCCCTGACACCGCTGATTGGCTTTAGTTTCCTCGGCAGTGAAGAAGAGAAGGTCATGTATTTGACGTATACGCCAAAGACAGGCGAACTAAAGAATGAGACACTTAAAAATGTTGAAGCCGTCGAGGAAAAGCTCCTGAAGCGGGATGATATCGATATCCTGCAGGTTTCCATCAATGAAGAAGGCGACCCGATGGCCGCAATGATGGGTGGAGGCGCGGGCGGTGCGCTTATGTATCTCATTTTTGATCCGGAAATGGACAATTTCCCTGAGGTACGTGAAGAAATTGAAGAATATGTTACAAACATTGGCCAGACCGGGGAGTGGAAGAGCCAAAACTTTACAACTATGTCACTGGCTCCGGATGAAGTAAGCTACACCTTCTATAGTGAGGATCTTGATAAGCTAAATGAATCTGTCAAGAAGGTGGAGGCTATCATGAATGACAATGATAGACTGGAGGATGTTTCCTCTACCGCTGAAGATGCGTATGTTGAATATACATTTAATGTGCAGCAAGATGAATTGCTTCAAAAATATGGCTTAACCGCCGGCCAAATTATCATGATGCTCAATCCGATGGGCGCGAAGGAAGTCCTGACCACGATTGAAAAGGATGGAACTTCGCTTGATGTAATCGTCCAGCAGAAACAGGCACTTAAGCCTAAATCAATTGATGAAATGTTGGCTACTCCAGTGCCGACTGCTATGGGCACAACCATGCCCCTCTCTGAATTGGTGACTGTAGAAGAGGGAACAACCTTGAATACACTTGCGCGAAGCAAGGGTGAGTACTACGCAACCGTGTCAGGCACAGCTATCGGAAAAGACATTTCGAAGGTAACCTCCGAGGTTCAAGAGGAAATCGATAATCTTGAGCTTCCGAAGGGTGTTACGGTCGGTGTTGCCGGAGTTCAGGCGGATATGAATGAAACCTTCACACAGCTTGGAGTCGCAATGCTGGCAGCCATTGCGATCGTTTATTTCATCCTTGTTGTTACATTCCGAGAAGGTCTGGCGCCTTTTGCGATTCTTTTCTCCTTGCCATTCACGGTCATCGGTTCATTCGTCGGCTTGCTTATTGCTGGCGAAACCATATCGGTGTCCGTGATGATGGGTCTATTGATGTTGATTGGTATTGTAGTTACAAATGCCATCGTATTGGTCGACCGGATCATCGATATGGAACGAGACGGCCTAACCATGCGTGAGGCCATACTTGAAGCAGGCTCAACAAGGCTGCGTCCAATCCTTATGACGGCTATTGCAACAATCGGTGCACTTATCCCGCTTGCGATTGGTCAGGGTGGCGGAGGCCTG is drawn from Bacillus sp. FJAT-18017 and contains these coding sequences:
- a CDS encoding efflux RND transporter permease subunit, which produces MKGFVNFVLKNKLAVWLLTIIITVSGIYSGTRMNMETIPDVTIPYLMVMDVYPGATPEKVMEDISMPIERAVEGLEDVKAVYSNSYSNMSNIQIEYEYGIDMAEAKRALESALDAVDLPEGAQEPQITALSMNMMPVVALSVSSTEEDIVGLTSTVEKILLPKIEKLDGVGSATITGQHIEEVELTYDEAKLEQFGLTQDKVKEIIQASNLAVSLGLYEFEEGEQAVAVDGKFMTEDELKNMLIPVTPSQENPAPFVKLSDIAKVETVGKVKSVSRTNGDDAIAIQIVKEQQANTVDVVKSVKDLVNEEKSKIEGIVIDVSLDQGKPIEESVFTMIEKAVFGGLIAVLIILLFLRDFKSTIISIISIPVSIFMALVLLNWMDITLNIMTLGAITVAIGRVIDDSIVVVENIYRRLHLKDEKLTGRALIREATIEMFKPIMSSTLVTVAVFAPLIFVGGMVGELFAPFALTMTFALGASLLVAITIVPVLSHTLFKKKLYGEKTEKSHKEAGRLANWYKGVLNKSLNHKIITSVIAIVLLAGSIALTPLIGFSFLGSEEEKVMYLTYTPKTGELKNETLKNVEAVEEKLLKRDDIDILQVSINEEGDPMAAMMGGGAGGALMYLIFDPEMDNFPEVREEIEEYVTNIGQTGEWKSQNFTTMSLAPDEVSYTFYSEDLDKLNESVKKVEAIMNDNDRLEDVSSTAEDAYVEYTFNVQQDELLQKYGLTAGQIIMMLNPMGAKEVLTTIEKDGTSLDVIVQQKQALKPKSIDEMLATPVPTAMGTTMPLSELVTVEEGTTLNTLARSKGEYYATVSGTAIGKDISKVTSEVQEEIDNLELPKGVTVGVAGVQADMNETFTQLGVAMLAAIAIVYFILVVTFREGLAPFAILFSLPFTVIGSFVGLLIAGETISVSVMMGLLMLIGIVVTNAIVLVDRIIDMERDGLTMREAILEAGSTRLRPILMTAIATIGALIPLAIGQGGGGLISKGLAITVIGGLTSSTLLTLIIVPIVYEVLSKLFKKNRREEEVN